A genomic segment from Bacteroidota bacterium encodes:
- a CDS encoding fructose PTS transporter subunit IIA, protein MNNSIREYIKEFRFPEILKFDFTHIKGDLVGGLTSAIVALPLALGFGILAYNGDPRGAVAGLYGAIFTGFFASLFGGTPRQITGPTGGMTVILTQLYVEYGGADALLGACLIAGVLQVLYGFIKAGRFISFIPYPVVVGFTNGIAILIFLQQLNLFAGAPVIGLITIAVIVASPYIFKGLPKALLGLIAGTVTASFLYSNWDWMRLAVDPHTFEFSVAATLNVIGEIPRSFSLPSFPDNDWKTWSRLFPAGLTISLLGALETLLASVVADSVTGDRHNSNRELVGQGIGNFVAGLFGGIAGTGAIVRTNVNIRAGGVTKLSGMWHAVVLVVVMLLLASFVASVPLVVLAGVLMMTAIGMFEWRPLKLLPKTPRPDAIVMVSTMVITVLSDLITAVLVGFALAGFLFVYRMSELGVTNLLDEKHADRLPNEQEETLRKHKIVAYDIEGPLFFGAARNFVKEIEEESDYRIIILNMESVPVVDTTGAVAIEEIVDRLNRDKKKIIIAGLRKEVRIVLHRLGITQKIGVGNFAVDMHRATQYAVSYASGQAERVHLGRYLAQDLILLDVEVGSKEELFSRMAARAFKLGYVSNKAEFLKGLWEREEAGSTGFENGVAIPHAFSGSAERIVVIIARLAEPIVYETLDGKPVSLVFMITAPDQNEYLRTLSLLAKMLKNPGIIEQLHTANEPHEVFDILAHRADDV, encoded by the coding sequence ATGAACAATTCGATTAGGGAGTACATTAAGGAATTTCGATTCCCGGAAATTCTCAAATTTGATTTCACACATATCAAAGGAGACCTGGTTGGCGGACTGACGTCTGCAATTGTGGCATTGCCGCTTGCGCTGGGCTTCGGTATTCTGGCTTACAACGGTGACCCGCGCGGTGCTGTGGCCGGATTGTATGGCGCGATTTTTACCGGATTCTTTGCGTCACTGTTCGGAGGAACTCCCCGGCAAATCACCGGCCCCACAGGCGGCATGACGGTGATCCTTACGCAATTGTATGTAGAGTACGGTGGGGCCGACGCCTTGCTCGGCGCGTGTTTAATAGCCGGTGTGCTTCAAGTGTTGTACGGATTCATCAAGGCCGGCAGGTTCATTTCATTCATTCCCTATCCCGTTGTTGTGGGATTTACCAACGGCATCGCTATCCTTATTTTTCTTCAGCAACTGAATCTCTTCGCCGGCGCGCCTGTTATCGGATTGATCACCATTGCCGTTATTGTTGCCTCGCCGTACATCTTTAAGGGTCTACCGAAAGCGTTATTGGGATTGATTGCAGGAACAGTGACGGCTTCCTTTTTGTACTCCAATTGGGATTGGATGAGGCTTGCAGTCGATCCTCACACATTTGAATTCTCAGTAGCGGCAACGCTGAATGTCATTGGCGAGATACCCCGCTCGTTTTCGTTGCCGAGTTTTCCTGACAATGATTGGAAAACGTGGTCGAGACTTTTTCCGGCAGGCCTCACCATTTCCCTCCTTGGGGCATTAGAGACATTGCTTGCCTCGGTCGTTGCCGATAGTGTTACGGGAGATCGCCACAACAGTAACCGAGAGCTTGTCGGGCAGGGTATCGGGAATTTCGTTGCCGGTTTGTTCGGCGGAATCGCCGGAACAGGGGCGATTGTGCGCACGAATGTTAATATCCGTGCCGGCGGCGTAACAAAATTGTCGGGTATGTGGCACGCTGTTGTGTTGGTTGTGGTGATGCTCTTGCTTGCTTCCTTTGTTGCCAGCGTTCCGCTTGTCGTTCTTGCGGGAGTTCTGATGATGACGGCCATTGGAATGTTTGAGTGGCGTCCTTTGAAACTGCTTCCCAAGACTCCACGCCCCGATGCGATTGTTATGGTTTCAACAATGGTTATTACTGTACTCTCAGATCTCATTACGGCGGTACTTGTCGGATTTGCGCTTGCCGGTTTCTTGTTTGTCTACCGTATGAGTGAGCTCGGGGTTACCAACTTGCTTGATGAAAAGCACGCTGATCGTCTGCCAAACGAACAGGAGGAAACCCTAAGGAAACATAAGATTGTGGCCTACGATATTGAAGGACCATTGTTCTTCGGAGCTGCAAGGAACTTCGTCAAGGAAATTGAGGAGGAATCCGACTACAGAATCATCATTCTCAACATGGAAAGCGTTCCCGTTGTCGATACGACAGGTGCTGTTGCCATTGAAGAGATTGTTGACCGGCTGAATAGGGACAAGAAGAAGATTATTATTGCAGGGCTGAGAAAGGAAGTGCGCATCGTGCTGCACCGGCTGGGAATTACGCAGAAAATCGGCGTTGGCAATTTTGCAGTTGATATGCACAGGGCAACCCAGTACGCAGTCAGTTACGCCTCCGGTCAAGCAGAGCGGGTTCATCTCGGGCGGTATCTTGCGCAGGATCTGATTCTGCTTGACGTCGAAGTTGGGTCAAAGGAAGAGTTGTTTTCCCGGATGGCTGCGCGAGCTTTCAAGCTCGGATATGTTTCGAACAAAGCTGAATTTCTCAAGGGTTTGTGGGAAAGGGAAGAGGCCGGCTCCACCGGGTTCGAGAATGGCGTTGCGATTCCGCACGCTTTTTCGGGTTCGGCTGAACGTATTGTTGTCATCATTGCGCGGCTTGCAGAGCCCATCGTATACGAAACCTTGGATGGCAAACCCGTCTCCCTTGTGTTCATGATTACTGCGCCCGACCAGAACGAGTACCTTCGCACGCTTTCCTTGCTCGCCAAAATGCTGAAGAACCCTGGTATTATCGAACAGCTTCACACCGCCAACGAGCCTCATGAAGTGTTCGACATACTCGCCCATCGGGCTGATGATGTGTGA
- a CDS encoding glycosyltransferase family 39 protein, with the protein MHFLSPLRIALLAGAASLLFSFLLIPFISESHHLNPDPDRFGEVALSVANGDGFVYEKDGSPVLERTPLYTFIVAGLFAIAGGYSVVAVQIYQAVLHGLASVVVFAIVARLLNRQTAIVCQSIFALHPIVLWYTARIWVETTHTCLLVLIAYTLLLFFESPTYRRGILLGLLTGLSCLVKPILLLFPVIIAVLTMSRFGLQGYKTGIAVLVATFAVVLPWTIRNYEVSGKFVAVNTSLGFNLFQGTVIGENWPSAGMGILDYWEKGKERADAILSPHGLAWESVEGDALLTRRSFDSDNITPGKVMRRFAANFATFWYLSESATKSFFFGVLQVPLLLAGIVSFVLSESKMRKALLPLALLIAYYAIVHGFIVGWGRYSMPLVPLLVILSAPLISRYFGRLKT; encoded by the coding sequence ATGCACTTCCTCTCCCCACTCAGGATAGCCCTGCTCGCCGGAGCAGCGAGTTTGTTGTTTTCGTTTCTTCTTATACCGTTCATCTCAGAATCTCATCACCTGAATCCTGACCCTGATCGCTTCGGTGAAGTTGCGCTTAGTGTCGCAAACGGAGACGGATTCGTGTATGAAAAAGATGGCTCACCGGTTCTTGAACGAACGCCGTTGTACACATTCATCGTTGCCGGTCTGTTCGCTATTGCCGGCGGGTACTCGGTTGTTGCTGTTCAGATCTATCAGGCTGTTCTGCACGGGCTGGCATCGGTTGTTGTTTTTGCTATAGTTGCGAGGTTGCTAAACCGGCAGACGGCAATTGTCTGTCAATCGATCTTTGCTTTGCATCCGATTGTGTTGTGGTATACCGCCCGAATCTGGGTGGAAACCACACACACCTGTTTGCTTGTGTTGATTGCGTACACCTTGCTTCTCTTCTTCGAGTCCCCAACGTACAGGAGGGGAATCCTGTTGGGCTTGCTTACCGGGTTATCGTGTTTAGTGAAGCCGATTCTACTGCTGTTTCCGGTTATTATTGCAGTTCTGACGATGAGCCGCTTTGGGTTACAGGGGTACAAGACCGGGATTGCAGTTCTGGTTGCAACATTTGCCGTTGTTCTTCCGTGGACGATTCGCAACTATGAAGTCAGCGGCAAGTTTGTTGCGGTCAACACGTCGTTAGGTTTCAACCTGTTTCAGGGTACAGTGATCGGTGAGAACTGGCCTTCGGCCGGTATGGGTATTCTCGACTACTGGGAAAAGGGGAAAGAGAGAGCGGATGCGATTCTCTCCCCGCACGGACTTGCGTGGGAAAGCGTCGAGGGGGACGCCTTGTTAACACGCAGGAGTTTTGATTCAGACAACATCACGCCCGGCAAAGTGATGAGGAGATTTGCGGCAAACTTCGCAACATTTTGGTACTTGAGTGAATCCGCTACAAAATCGTTTTTCTTTGGTGTACTGCAAGTACCACTGTTGCTGGCAGGAATTGTTTCTTTCGTTCTGAGTGAAAGTAAAATGCGAAAAGCCCTCTTGCCCCTTGCGCTGCTTATCGCCTACTATGCGATTGTGCACGGATTCATTGTCGGTTGGGGGAGATATTCGATGCCACTCGTTCCGCTTCTTGTTATTCTTTCAGCACCGCTTATTTCACGATATTTCGGTCGCTTAAAGACATGA
- a CDS encoding GNAT family N-acetyltransferase has protein sequence MISLFEEFSPLHATLPQKLESQRLELRCYQSTDVSVIRAVFDANRERLRNGFFSRAKLTQSENDVEAFVQQVRQLWNVREAFHFSIWEKQQQSYVGEIFIACISWQVPKGDVGYFVVREFEGQRMITEAVCAILPFAFDRLQMNKLQIRCPVDNLRSQRVAERSGFKIEGVLRNDRVNSDGHLPLDIVYYGMTPGDFRKIERKPPDFGKPPEE, from the coding sequence ATGATCTCGCTTTTTGAAGAATTCAGTCCTCTTCACGCAACACTTCCGCAAAAGCTGGAGTCGCAACGGCTTGAACTTCGTTGCTACCAGAGTACCGACGTGTCTGTGATAAGGGCCGTGTTCGATGCGAACAGGGAAAGACTAAGGAACGGGTTCTTCTCTCGGGCAAAACTGACGCAGTCGGAAAATGATGTTGAGGCCTTTGTGCAGCAAGTCCGGCAACTCTGGAATGTGAGGGAGGCGTTTCATTTCTCCATTTGGGAGAAGCAGCAGCAATCGTATGTAGGAGAAATCTTCATAGCGTGCATTTCATGGCAGGTTCCTAAAGGTGATGTTGGATATTTCGTCGTGAGGGAGTTCGAGGGCCAAAGGATGATCACAGAAGCTGTGTGCGCAATACTGCCCTTTGCCTTTGACAGGCTTCAGATGAACAAGTTGCAGATCAGGTGCCCGGTGGATAATCTTCGCAGCCAGAGAGTGGCGGAACGCTCAGGTTTCAAGATCGAAGGAGTGTTGAGGAATGATCGCGTGAACAGTGACGGACACCTGCCGCTTGACATAGTGTATTACGGCATGACTCCCGGTGATTTTCGGAAGATTGAAAGGAAGCCTCCCGATTTCGGGAAGCCTCCTGAAGAGTGA
- a CDS encoding sigma-70 family RNA polymerase sigma factor, translating to MRKYALLVDRHKDRAFTLALRLVQDREEAEELVQDAFVRAYRSLEQFRGDAKFSTWLYRIVYNLCMTRVTRRKARPEFLDYHQEETHQGLFADNDEAGVDEQIENEDFRKILLEEVSRLPEHYRAAVGLFYLQEMSYEEMTNVLQLPLGTVKTNLFRARNLLRERMSIRLKGEIA from the coding sequence GTGCGAAAGTATGCCTTGTTGGTGGACCGGCATAAAGATCGGGCATTTACGCTTGCTTTGCGGCTTGTCCAGGATAGGGAGGAGGCGGAGGAACTGGTTCAGGACGCGTTTGTGAGGGCATATCGCAGTCTAGAGCAGTTTCGGGGAGACGCGAAATTCAGTACCTGGCTCTACCGGATTGTGTACAATCTTTGTATGACAAGAGTAACGAGGCGCAAAGCCCGGCCCGAATTTCTCGATTACCATCAAGAGGAAACGCATCAAGGCCTGTTTGCGGACAACGATGAAGCCGGAGTTGACGAGCAAATAGAGAACGAGGATTTCAGAAAAATTCTTCTAGAGGAAGTGAGCCGCTTGCCTGAACACTACCGGGCGGCTGTCGGGCTCTTCTATTTGCAGGAGATGAGCTATGAGGAAATGACGAATGTGTTGCAGCTTCCCCTCGGAACAGTCAAAACAAATCTATTCAGAGCCAGAAATCTCTTGCGTGAACGAATGAGTATTCGGCTGAAAGGAGAGATAGCGTGA
- a CDS encoding zf-HC2 domain-containing protein: MSNNHLTNEHMQLLVDGNLPTEEAGDVQRHLNTCTHCAMSYRGLVGVHDALMNMPTEHVGSDFTQRILGRLGVVPRTPFLFRLAENLAYVFALMIVLGIMLSVFTVTGVLNTQQLEKSQSAIGEVSGKIATSMNSFLNEFTVALQSYLPFVFGSGSLKIALMGTIIVGMLALADRLVRRRVLRH, translated from the coding sequence GTGAGCAACAATCATTTAACAAATGAACACATGCAATTGCTTGTTGACGGGAACCTTCCGACGGAGGAAGCCGGGGATGTTCAACGGCATCTCAACACGTGCACGCATTGCGCGATGAGTTACAGAGGCCTTGTTGGTGTTCACGATGCGTTGATGAATATGCCTACGGAACATGTCGGGTCAGATTTTACACAGAGAATTCTCGGGCGATTGGGTGTTGTGCCGCGAACCCCATTCCTGTTCAGGCTGGCTGAAAATCTTGCCTACGTGTTCGCGCTGATGATCGTGCTGGGCATCATGCTTTCAGTGTTCACCGTAACCGGCGTACTCAATACCCAACAACTGGAGAAATCGCAAAGCGCAATAGGGGAAGTAAGCGGGAAAATAGCGACGAGCATGAACTCATTCCTGAACGAGTTTACAGTGGCCCTGCAATCATATCTGCCATTTGTGTTCGGAAGCGGAAGCTTGAAGATCGCCCTGATGGGAACGATTATCGTCGGAATGCTGGCACTTGCCGACAGGCTGGTGAGGCGGCGGGTTCTCCGCCATTAG
- a CDS encoding cupin domain-containing protein, which translates to MLDVVHISKLKKPTLEELTSILQKQGLEWELYSDVPGTKYGRHKHDFDDFIVIVQGQMKLGTDRGEWLMKPGDRIDLPKNTMHWAEMLGRVEVKYLSAAK; encoded by the coding sequence ATGCTGGATGTTGTACACATTTCAAAACTGAAGAAACCGACGCTGGAGGAACTGACTTCCATTCTCCAAAAGCAAGGACTCGAATGGGAGTTATACTCGGACGTGCCCGGCACGAAATATGGCCGCCACAAGCATGACTTTGACGATTTTATCGTGATCGTACAGGGACAAATGAAACTCGGCACGGATCGCGGCGAATGGCTGATGAAGCCGGGCGACCGGATTGATCTGCCGAAGAACACCATGCACTGGGCCGAAATGCTCGGACGGGTTGAAGTAAAATACCTTAGTGCCGCGAAGTAG
- the bshA gene encoding N-acetyl-alpha-D-glucosaminyl L-malate synthase BshA: MKIGMVCYPTYGGSGVVATELGKALADKGHQIHFISYAMPMRLDGYIGNVYYHEVEMASYPVFEFPLYTPALASKMVEVARFEKLDIIHAHYAIPHATSAYLAREIVNNGLKVVTTLHGTDITLVGLEPSFLPVVKFSIERSDGVTAVSRFLREKTVTNFGISKDITVIPNFVDTEKYRRVPSGDVCGKFAPKGEKVLIHISNFRAVKRVQDVIRIFNEVVKKVPSKLILVGDGPERSACELLVRELGIQKNVKFLGKQLELVPILSAADLFLMPSQSESFGLSALEAMACEVPVVSSSVGGLPELQVHGETGYIAEIGDIDRMARYAIELLTNEARHRLFAQAARKRAVDHFDVHKIVNHYEAYYEQCRGDIQSTPVSGFAFQN, encoded by the coding sequence ATGAAAATCGGAATGGTGTGTTACCCCACGTACGGCGGCAGCGGGGTCGTTGCGACGGAACTGGGAAAAGCCCTGGCAGACAAGGGTCACCAGATTCACTTCATCAGCTACGCAATGCCTATGAGATTAGACGGATACATCGGCAATGTGTACTATCATGAAGTGGAGATGGCTTCGTATCCTGTGTTCGAGTTTCCTTTGTATACTCCTGCGCTTGCAAGCAAAATGGTGGAAGTTGCCAGATTCGAGAAGCTCGACATTATTCACGCGCATTATGCTATCCCGCATGCAACAAGCGCATATCTTGCGAGGGAAATCGTCAACAACGGGCTTAAGGTCGTGACAACGCTTCACGGCACCGATATTACGCTTGTGGGTCTTGAGCCGAGTTTTCTCCCCGTCGTGAAATTCAGCATCGAGCGAAGTGACGGCGTCACGGCTGTTTCGCGGTTCCTGCGCGAAAAAACAGTGACGAATTTCGGGATTAGCAAGGATATTACCGTAATCCCGAATTTCGTCGATACCGAAAAGTACAGGCGCGTTCCTTCCGGTGACGTGTGCGGCAAGTTTGCCCCAAAAGGCGAGAAGGTTCTGATTCACATCTCGAATTTCAGAGCGGTAAAACGCGTACAAGATGTCATCAGGATTTTCAACGAAGTAGTAAAAAAAGTCCCTTCAAAACTCATTCTCGTGGGAGACGGGCCGGAGAGATCGGCGTGTGAGCTTCTTGTGCGTGAGCTGGGAATCCAGAAGAATGTGAAGTTTCTTGGCAAGCAACTTGAGCTCGTCCCGATTCTTTCGGCGGCGGATTTGTTTTTGATGCCGAGCCAGTCGGAGAGTTTCGGGCTGTCTGCCCTTGAAGCAATGGCCTGCGAGGTCCCGGTCGTCTCGTCAAGTGTCGGCGGACTTCCCGAACTTCAAGTACATGGCGAAACCGGGTACATTGCCGAAATCGGGGACATCGACCGCATGGCGCGTTATGCCATCGAACTTCTCACAAACGAAGCACGCCACCGGCTCTTCGCCCAGGCAGCCCGCAAGCGTGCAGTTGACCATTTTGATGTTCACAAAATCGTCAACCACTATGAGGCCTACTATGAACAATGCCGGGGGGATATACAATCCACGCCCGTTTCGGGATTTGCATTTCAAAACTGA
- a CDS encoding YigZ family protein: MVNLLPYNMNDEYKTIAARIRYETKVRGSRFIASALPVSTKADTERFLAEIRKEFWDATHNCFAYKLGVDGSQFRFNDDGEPGGSAGKPILSSIEKHGLTDVLVVVTRYFGGTKLGVGGLVRAYGDAAEAVLTKAENVTTYILQTIEATFPHSHISNVMHAVSRMGARIVETAYDEDVHLTITIRRSKAEELKAVLVNHTSGNVALKSTG; this comes from the coding sequence ATGGTAAACCTGTTACCTTACAACATGAATGACGAATACAAGACGATAGCAGCCCGAATCCGTTATGAAACGAAAGTGCGGGGCTCACGGTTTATTGCGAGTGCTCTGCCGGTTTCAACAAAAGCCGATACAGAAAGATTCCTTGCCGAAATCCGAAAGGAATTTTGGGATGCAACGCACAATTGTTTCGCCTACAAACTGGGTGTTGACGGCTCGCAATTCCGATTCAACGATGATGGCGAGCCGGGTGGAAGTGCAGGCAAGCCGATTCTTTCCTCCATTGAAAAACACGGGCTGACGGATGTTCTTGTTGTTGTTACCCGGTATTTTGGAGGTACAAAGTTGGGTGTTGGCGGTCTCGTGCGGGCATACGGCGATGCTGCAGAAGCTGTCTTAACGAAGGCAGAGAATGTCACAACGTACATTCTGCAAACCATCGAAGCGACGTTTCCCCACTCTCACATCAGCAACGTGATGCACGCGGTTTCCCGGATGGGGGCGCGCATTGTCGAAACAGCGTACGACGAAGATGTCCATCTGACAATCACTATTCGTCGTTCGAAAGCAGAAGAACTCAAAGCCGTTCTCGTGAACCACACATCGGGGAATGTCGCCCTGAAATCGACCGGCTAA
- a CDS encoding acetate kinase — protein sequence MNILVLNCGSSSVKYQLIEADSQKWLAKGSVERIGMSGATLKNIRHDGDEITIAGEIVDHIVAIEYILAVLLSRNHGVINDKSDIHAIGHRVVHGGETFSGSVLITDEVIKSIRDNFEIAPLHNPHNLRGINACQVNLPGTPQVGVFDTAFHQKMPRKAFLYGLPYSLYSQYRIRRYGFHGASHRYVSERAAAIMQRDYHSLKIITCHLGNGCSMAAINEGISIDTTMGFTPLEGLLMGTRSGDIDASIVLYIMGKEGITLAEANTLLNKHSGLQGISGVSSDMREVIQEMKNGDKKSTYAFDVFCYRVKKYIGAYAAAMGGLDCVVFTGGIGENSADVRAACCEDMRYFGITIDDEANRSNEKEKPITTPDSGTRVFVIPTNEELVIALDTKAIVEGKTVS from the coding sequence ATGAATATCCTCGTTCTCAATTGCGGCAGTTCGTCTGTCAAATATCAACTCATCGAAGCCGACTCCCAGAAGTGGCTCGCCAAAGGAAGTGTCGAGCGCATCGGCATGAGCGGCGCGACTCTGAAGAACATACGTCATGACGGTGATGAGATCACCATTGCCGGTGAGATCGTCGACCACATCGTAGCCATTGAATATATCCTTGCCGTTCTTCTCAGCCGGAACCATGGCGTTATCAATGACAAGTCCGACATTCACGCCATCGGCCACCGCGTCGTACATGGCGGCGAAACATTCAGCGGCTCTGTTCTTATCACCGACGAGGTTATCAAAAGTATCCGCGACAATTTTGAAATTGCCCCTCTGCACAATCCGCACAATCTCCGCGGCATCAATGCCTGTCAGGTGAACCTTCCGGGCACGCCTCAAGTCGGCGTGTTTGATACAGCCTTCCATCAGAAAATGCCGCGAAAGGCATTTCTGTACGGACTTCCCTACTCGCTCTATTCACAATACAGAATCCGCCGTTACGGATTTCACGGCGCTTCCCACCGTTACGTGTCCGAACGGGCTGCCGCCATTATGCAGCGTGACTATCACTCGTTGAAAATCATTACCTGCCACCTCGGGAACGGGTGCAGCATGGCGGCTATCAACGAAGGCATTTCGATAGACACAACAATGGGGTTCACTCCTCTTGAGGGTCTGTTAATGGGAACACGATCAGGTGATATTGATGCTTCCATCGTTCTCTACATCATGGGAAAAGAAGGAATTACCCTTGCCGAGGCGAACACACTATTGAACAAGCACAGCGGTTTGCAGGGAATTTCCGGCGTGAGCAGCGACATGCGTGAAGTAATTCAGGAAATGAAGAACGGCGACAAGAAGTCAACGTACGCCTTCGATGTCTTTTGTTATCGTGTGAAAAAATACATCGGGGCGTACGCAGCGGCAATGGGGGGCCTCGATTGCGTCGTGTTCACGGGAGGCATAGGCGAAAACAGTGCCGACGTACGCGCGGCGTGTTGTGAGGACATGCGTTACTTCGGAATCACGATTGATGATGAAGCAAACCGGTCGAATGAAAAAGAAAAGCCGATTACAACACCAGATTCCGGCACAAGAGTCTTTGTCATCCCCACCAATGAGGAATTGGTAATTGCCCTCGATACGAAAGCTATTGTCGAAGGAAAAACAGTCTCTTAG
- a CDS encoding BMC domain-containing protein has protein sequence MKKNSIGLIELGSIAAGFEVADAMLKAAETEILLARSICSGKYMVLIGGDVAAVKASVEAGAAIGRGCVIDTFVIPNVHESVFPAISGTNKVESFNAMGIIESFSVASLIEAADAAVKTAAVELIEIRLAMALGGKAFCTMTGDVAAVRSAVDAGAAVVAEKGLLVNKVVIPSPRKELLSEVV, from the coding sequence ATGAAGAAGAACTCGATAGGCCTGATTGAACTCGGCAGCATCGCCGCGGGATTTGAAGTCGCAGACGCTATGTTGAAAGCTGCGGAAACGGAAATCCTTCTTGCCCGTTCAATCTGTTCAGGGAAGTACATGGTACTTATTGGTGGCGACGTTGCCGCTGTGAAGGCAAGCGTTGAAGCCGGAGCTGCAATCGGCAGGGGCTGCGTCATTGACACATTCGTGATTCCGAATGTGCATGAATCCGTTTTCCCCGCCATTTCCGGCACAAACAAGGTCGAGTCGTTCAATGCCATGGGAATTATCGAATCATTCTCAGTGGCCTCACTTATCGAGGCGGCGGATGCCGCTGTGAAAACGGCAGCAGTCGAACTTATCGAGATCCGTCTTGCGATGGCATTGGGGGGCAAAGCCTTCTGCACAATGACAGGTGATGTTGCGGCGGTTCGTTCAGCAGTCGATGCCGGGGCGGCAGTTGTTGCGGAAAAAGGGCTACTTGTCAACAAGGTTGTTATTCCTTCTCCCAGGAAAGAACTACTGAGCGAAGTTGTGTAA
- a CDS encoding 4Fe-4S dicluster domain-containing protein, producing MTIIESIRNAGVVGAGGAGFPAHVKASSQVDTVIANGAECEPLIHKDFELMVHYAERVVHGVALQMKSTEARRGIVGLKAKNKAAVDAFEKAIRGTPLTIHQLGDFYPSGDEFILVYEATGRLIPPKGIPLNIGVVVNNVETLYNISLASEGKPVTEKFITVAGAVHHPVSVVVPIGMSYRDAIKAAGGASLSEFAVFVGGIMMGKLEFNLDLPITKTTAGLVVLPLEHTLVQRKAQPEHSMHRIGKSACDQCSYCTELCPRYILGYDVQPHKVMRSLGFTATGEAFWNQYAELCCSCGLCTLYACPESLFPKEACDKSKRDMKEQGVKWSGKMEVEPHPMYEGRRTPLKMLVKRLGIAEYDCESQFSDVAMQPSRVEVPLFQHIGVSAEPAVRVGERVTKGQCIGEIPDGKLGARVHASIDGVVQSIGDSIVLERVP from the coding sequence ATGACCATTATTGAATCCATTCGTAACGCAGGTGTTGTCGGAGCGGGCGGTGCAGGTTTTCCTGCCCACGTGAAGGCGTCGTCGCAGGTTGATACGGTAATTGCGAACGGTGCCGAGTGTGAACCATTGATTCACAAAGACTTTGAGTTGATGGTCCACTATGCCGAGCGGGTCGTGCACGGCGTTGCGTTACAGATGAAATCCACAGAAGCCCGGCGCGGCATCGTAGGCCTGAAGGCAAAGAACAAAGCTGCCGTTGACGCGTTCGAAAAGGCGATTCGGGGCACTCCGCTCACAATCCATCAGCTTGGCGATTTCTATCCTTCCGGTGACGAGTTCATCCTCGTCTATGAAGCGACCGGACGGCTCATTCCGCCTAAAGGCATTCCGCTGAACATCGGTGTGGTTGTCAACAATGTTGAGACGCTGTACAACATCTCCCTCGCTTCTGAAGGAAAACCCGTTACGGAGAAGTTCATAACTGTCGCGGGCGCGGTCCACCATCCTGTTTCGGTTGTGGTTCCGATTGGGATGAGTTACAGAGATGCGATAAAGGCTGCCGGCGGCGCAAGTCTGTCAGAGTTTGCAGTATTTGTGGGTGGAATTATGATGGGGAAACTGGAGTTCAATCTCGATCTTCCCATCACAAAAACCACAGCCGGGCTGGTTGTTCTTCCTCTGGAACATACGCTTGTGCAGCGCAAAGCACAGCCGGAACACTCCATGCACCGCATCGGCAAATCGGCGTGCGATCAATGCAGCTACTGCACGGAGCTATGTCCAAGATACATCCTTGGCTACGATGTTCAGCCACACAAAGTAATGCGCAGTCTCGGATTCACTGCCACGGGCGAAGCATTCTGGAATCAGTATGCCGAACTCTGTTGTTCGTGCGGACTCTGCACGCTGTACGCCTGCCCCGAAAGTCTCTTCCCGAAGGAGGCATGCGACAAGAGCAAGCGCGACATGAAGGAACAGGGCGTGAAGTGGTCCGGCAAGATGGAGGTTGAGCCGCATCCGATGTATGAAGGCAGAAGAACTCCACTGAAGATGTTGGTGAAACGGCTCGGCATCGCCGAGTATGACTGTGAATCTCAATTCAGCGACGTAGCGATGCAACCTTCACGTGTTGAAGTTCCGTTGTTCCAGCACATCGGCGTCAGCGCAGAGCCTGCGGTTCGTGTCGGTGAACGAGTGACAAAAGGACAATGCATCGGGGAAATCCCGGATGGCAAGCTTGGCGCTCGCGTACACGCAAGCATCGACGGAGTTGTACAAAGCATCGGAGACTCTATTGTGCTTGAACGCGTACCCTGA